From Pectobacterium carotovorum, one genomic window encodes:
- the lptB gene encoding LPS export ABC transporter ATP-binding protein codes for MATLTAENLAKAYKGRKVVENVSLTVNSGEIVGLLGPNGAGKTTTFYMVVGIVPRDEGRIVIDDDDISLLPLHERALRGIGYLPQEASIFRRLSVYDNLMAVLQIRKDLTTEQQEDRANELMEEFHIIHLRDSLGQSLSGGERRRVEIARALAANPKFILLDEPFAGVDPISVLDIKKIIEHLRDSGLGVLITDHNVRETLDVCERAYIVSQGNLIAHGSPTDILADEQVKRVYLGEGFRL; via the coding sequence ATGGCAACATTAACCGCAGAAAATCTGGCCAAGGCGTACAAAGGCCGTAAGGTCGTCGAAAACGTCAGCCTCACCGTCAATTCCGGTGAAATCGTCGGCCTGCTCGGGCCGAACGGCGCCGGCAAAACAACAACGTTCTACATGGTCGTGGGTATCGTCCCACGTGATGAAGGACGCATTGTTATTGACGACGACGACATCAGCCTGCTTCCCCTGCACGAACGCGCTCTGCGCGGTATCGGCTACCTGCCGCAGGAAGCCTCTATTTTTCGTCGCTTAAGCGTCTATGACAACCTGATGGCGGTGTTACAGATCCGTAAAGATCTGACGACCGAGCAGCAGGAAGATCGTGCCAATGAGCTAATGGAAGAATTCCATATTATTCATTTGCGCGATAGTCTGGGACAATCGCTGTCCGGTGGGGAAAGACGCCGCGTAGAGATTGCGCGTGCGCTGGCGGCGAATCCGAAGTTCATCCTGCTGGATGAACCGTTTGCGGGCGTAGACCCGATCTCCGTACTGGATATTAAAAAAATCATTGAGCATCTGCGTGACAGCGGGCTCGGCGTGCTGATTACCGATCATAACGTCCGCGAAACGCTTGATGTCTGTGAACGAGCCTACATCGTGAGTCAGGGCAACCTGATCGCCCACGGTTCACCGACCGATATTCTGGCCGATGAGCAGGTGAAACGCGTCTATCTGGGCGAAGGCTTCCGACTCTGA